The Pseudofrankia sp. DC12 region TTTCAGAGCGCGAACCCAGGTCACGCCAATGTCCGGAAGCCGACAGCGGCTTTCCCGTGGTCCGGAACATCCGCCATCCGAAGCGTTCGGGCGGCGCCGCTGTGCGGCCGGCGGCACGGACACGGCCCGCGAGGGAGCAAGGTAGGTCCGGGAGGGGCCTCCCGCTTAGGCCAGCTCGCCGGGCGCCGCCGCGGGACCGCTCTCGCGGCCGGCGGAACGCCGGGCCCCATCGGCCGACAGCGCGCCAGACCTCGAGGTCGCGCCGTAGAGCACACCACCCACGACGAGGACAGCACCGGCGATCTCGACGGCCGACAGCCGCTCGCCGACCAGGACCGCCGAGGCGGACAGCCCGACGACGGGCACGAGCATCGAGAACGGCGCGACCAGGCCGGCGGGGTGGCGGGCCATCAGCCAGCTCCAGATGCCCGAGCCCAGCAACGTGCCGATCAGGACCGTGTAGGCGAGGCCGGCGAGGGAGCTCCAGAGGTGGCCGGCCGTGGTGAACGCGCCGGCGACCCGCTGCGGCCCCTCGACGACCAGGGACAGCGCCAGCATCGGCACCGGCGGGACAACCGACATCCACAAGGTGAGGTGGAACGGGTTCGGCGCGTGCGCCCGGGCATTGCAGACGTTCCCGATGGCCCAGCCGAAGCCGCCGGCGAGCACCAGCAGGAACGGGCCGAGCGCAGCCGAGTCGTGCGCCCGGGTCCAGCCGACGACGCCGAGGCCGAGGGCGGCCACGAGCAGCCCGGCCAGCCGGCGAGGGGTGATCCGCTCGCGGAACCCGACCGCCCCGAGCAGCACGGTGAACGGCGCCGAGGATTGCAGTACCAGGGACGCGAGCCCCGGCTGGATGCCGGTGTGCATGGCCCAGTAGAGGAAGAGGAACTGCAGCGTCCCGAAGCCGATTCCATAGCCGAGCAGCAGGCGCGCCGGGACGGCGGGCCGGGGCACCAGGAGCAGCGTCGGGATGGCGATGACGGTGAATCGCACCGCCGCCAACAAGAACGGCGGGAAGTGCCGGAGTGAGGCGTCGATGGCGAGGAAGTTCAGGCCCCAGGCAATAGCGACGACGACGGCGAGCAGGCGGTGGCGCGGCGGCATACCGCGACTGTCCCCGAAGCCCTCATATTAGGACAATTGAAATATAGTTCATCGTCTCTGTAGGCTGCCTACATGGACGTCCGTCACCTGGAGCTTCTGCGCGACCTGGCCGAACGCGGCAGCGTCACCGCCGTCGCCGCCGCGACCCATCGCACGCCGTCGGCGGTCTCCCAGCAGCTGCGCACCGCCCAGCGCGAGTTCGGCGTCGGGCTGGTCGAGCCGCACGGGCGCGGAGTCCGGCTGACGGAGGCCGGCCGGCTGCTCGCCGAGGCCGGCCGGGGCGTCGCCCGGGTGCTCGCCGAGGTGCAGGCCCAGTTCGACGAGTTCTGCGGCGAGCCGGCCGGGCTGGTGCGGGTGGCCGCCCTGCCGAGCGCCGCGACGCTGCTGCTGCCGGGGGTGCTGGCCGAGCTGGAGACGACGGCGATCCGGCTGGAGTGTGACGACGTCGACCTGCCGGAGCAGGAGTACGGCCGGCTGGTGACCGACTACGACATCGTGATCGGGCACAGCCTGCGCGCGGGCCCGCCGCCCGGCGCGGGCGGCCTGGTCACCGAGCCGCTGGCCAGGGAGCCGCTCGACATCGCCATGCGGGCCGGCCATCCGCTCGCCGGCGGACCCACGGTGACGGCCGGCCAGCTGGTCGACGTCGAGTGGTACGGCGTGCCGCTTGGCTACCCCTTCGACGTCGTTCGCCTGGCGGTCGAGGCGGCAGCCGGGAGGCCGGTCACGGTCGTCCAGCGGCTGCGGGACAACCGGCTGGTCGAGGCGCTGGTCGCCCACGGCGACCGGGTCGCGGTCCTCCCCCGGTTCACGACGCCGACCGGCGCCGGCCTCGCGCTGCGGGAGCTCGCCGGGCTGGACACCGGCCG contains the following coding sequences:
- a CDS encoding EamA family transporter yields the protein MPPRHRLLAVVVAIAWGLNFLAIDASLRHFPPFLLAAVRFTVIAIPTLLLVPRPAVPARLLLGYGIGFGTLQFLFLYWAMHTGIQPGLASLVLQSSAPFTVLLGAVGFRERITPRRLAGLLVAALGLGVVGWTRAHDSAALGPFLLVLAGGFGWAIGNVCNARAHAPNPFHLTLWMSVVPPVPMLALSLVVEGPQRVAGAFTTAGHLWSSLAGLAYTVLIGTLLGSGIWSWLMARHPAGLVAPFSMLVPVVGLSASAVLVGERLSAVEIAGAVLVVGGVLYGATSRSGALSADGARRSAGRESGPAAAPGELA
- a CDS encoding LysR family transcriptional regulator — protein: MDVRHLELLRDLAERGSVTAVAAATHRTPSAVSQQLRTAQREFGVGLVEPHGRGVRLTEAGRLLAEAGRGVARVLAEVQAQFDEFCGEPAGLVRVAALPSAATLLLPGVLAELETTAIRLECDDVDLPEQEYGRLVTDYDIVIGHSLRAGPPPGAGGLVTEPLAREPLDIAMRAGHPLAGGPTVTAGQLVDVEWYGVPLGYPFDVVRLAVEAAAGRPVTVVQRLRDNRLVEALVAHGDRVAVLPRFTTPTGAGLALRELAGLDTGRHLLALLRPDRAERLAVRRVLASFRRHAAAVAARHGRGTASDAGLTGHEPAGAEGAQ